CGTAAATAACATATAGTAGTATCCAGCACGTcatctcaaaaataaatatttattatcaagacaaacaaatgaaatatttattgtaTTTGCAAGCAACAACCATGCAGTTTGTCATTAATAACAATCAAAACTGATCATTGACCTCATTGCAATTGAGAATGGAGAGCTTCGGATTGGAGGAGAGCGCACTGGTGCGGAGGTGCGCCAGCTCTCTGGTGGCGTCAGACGTGGCGCGCGCCACCTCATACGAGAGGCTCTCACAGTCCATGCGACTCGTGGACGAGGGCGAAGTCGAGGCCGGGAACCACCGTTGCAAGAGAAACAGGTCAGGGTGGAGATCTCTTCTCAAACTCTTTTCTCACAAGAAGAAACAAGAAACCGTGGAGACGAAGCCTCCGAACAAAAGGAAGGTTTGTTGGGTCGCATATCCTCATCGCCGTTGGCCCGTCCAAGGATGGTAgatgtttttatttatactattatCATTTTTGTATCCACCATAAATCtcataataaatattttgagACTATGTGAAGATTCAATTTGAATTACCTTTCTCTGTTTACACACTCTCAAAGCTTTCAAAATGTAATCGCTCAGAACTtactctgataccatgatagaaaagCATTAAAACACTCGAAAAGGTAATCATATATACTAGTATAGTGGAACATCAGTTTGTATGCCTTGGGATGAGTGGTTGCCATCGCTGCTTCTCCCGCGTTGTGTGATGACGTGTCATCCTGCCAAACGCCCCCTGGGGGGCTGACTGTCGCCTGGAACAGTTAgtccaggaccaaaatgatcaaattttcatatgttcaggaccaaaaaatccaaaagataatgtttatgaccaaaaacGTAAAAAGatcatatgttcaggaccaattttggcctttactcttactagaaatatctaattaattagcaacatatatatatacctcaAGTTGATTGGATCTAACAGCCAAATGCAAGAGTGTCTCCCCATCATCATCCTTTGCATAAACTAAGTCTCCCAATTTTTCCACCAAAACCTTCAATGTCTCAATTTGGCAATGTTTCACGCACACGGTCTGCCCACGATGCACTCTCTCCCGAGCAGGAAATAGATCCAGTCGAAGCAGCTCCGCCAATACCATAAAATGCCCTTTCACAGCTGCAATATGAACCGGGTTCATCCCTTGATCGTCTCGCCACCAGCACGTCTCCGGGGCCACCAACACCAATCTTTTTGTGATTTCAAGGTCCCCCTCATCTGCTGCAATATGAAGAGGCGACGATGTTTGGGAGTCTGAGCTCCGCGCTAGCCATGGACTGAGCTTCAACACTTGTTCAACAAAGGTTGTGTGTCCATGCATCACTGCTATATGTACAAGATTTCTTGAACATGGAAACGAGACTCCATGAATAAGATATGGATCATCTTTAACTAGTTGTTGAAGTGTTGTTACATCCCCTTTTGATGCCGCTTCATAGAGTTTCTTTTCTACTACTTCACTCACCATTTTTGttctactaattattaatgtcTTTCTCTGTTTCTTTCAGTAGTTTCTCCTTTCGATCTATTCACACACACACGGCCAAATGAAATCTTTTGATAATTACGAGAAACTTCTACCTATTTTCCTCACTACTTCGCAACATGTTCCTCGTATTGAAGTTGActcatataaaaaaaagaatttatcCTAGCTGCAAATGTCAtcaattcaataaattaaaGACCTAAAATATTTGactgaaattaaagaaaatttcaCTACATTTCACCATGAATATAGCTATTAATTGGAAAGTAAGTGCTAGAACTAGAAGTGGGAAAATAGCTATGCAAATGTTGTAAGAAATTAACCACAAAAGAAGGTATTTAGATAAACATGTTCAGAGTTGTGTGTGTTGGTTACAAACTCATCTCACGATGAGTATGGGAAGTTGGATGCTATATATAAAGGTTTTCCAACTCCAATTAATTTAAGGCCTTTGAGAGTGAggcataaaaaaaattagcacCAAAAAATTAGCACCATTCATGTGCAGCAATATGTGGAAATAATTATTGGTTAAACAAgttattagaaaaaagcttaaTCTGCAATAACATTTCAACAGTTACTTCTAGAATGTGTAGTTTCATCCATCTTCATTAA
This genomic interval from Salvia splendens isolate huo1 chromosome 13, SspV2, whole genome shotgun sequence contains the following:
- the LOC121762989 gene encoding ankyrin repeat-containing protein BDA1-like; the encoded protein is MHGHTTFVEQVLKLSPWLARSSDSQTSSPLHIAADEGDLEITKRLVLVAPETCWWRDDQGMNPVHIAAVKGHFMVLAELLRLDLFPARERVHRGQTVCVKHCQIETLKVLVEKLGDLVYAKDDDGETLLHLAVRSNQLEATVSPPGGVWQDDTSSHNAGEAAMATTHPKAYKLMFHYTSIYDYLFECFNAFLSWYQSKF